In the Pelagicoccus albus genome, GACAGCGTAGCCAACCCGCATTCCTCCTAGGCCGTAGGCCTTGGAAAACGTTCTCAAGACTATCACTGGCAGTCCTTCCCGCACGCAGCGCATCATGCTAAGCGAGTCTACATCGCCCGCATATTCGATGTACGCTTCGTCGACGAGGACTGGGCATTTCTCTGAAACGCGCTTGCAGAATTCGTAAAGGTCGTGCGGATGCTCAAGGGTCCCTGCTGGATTCTCAGGATTGCAGATGTATACAAGACTGGTATCCTCAGTAATTGATTCCTCGATGCGGGTTAGATCTGCCCGATGTTCCGCGTCCCATGGTATTTTGACATGGTCCACTCCGAATTTCTCTGCCCAGAGCATAAGCGGGTGGAAAGAAGGGTCTGAGCTGACCATGTTGCTTCCGGTTCTCCCAAAGGCGCTTGCAGCTCCCATAGTGATGTCAGAAGAGCCTGCTCCCAAAATGACTTGGCTCGTGGCGACAGATTCTTTTTTCGCGATAAGCTTTTTCAGTCTCTCTTGAGCCTCGAGCGGATACTCGTTGGCGTAGATCGAGGACTCCTTAATGGCCGAGAGGGCCTTCATGGAGGGACCGAATTGGTTCTCGTTCATGGAGAGGTTTATGCAGCCATGAGAGCTTTCCCTCGGTGGCAGAGTTAGGCCGTCGGCGAACGTCTTGCGTGCAATGCACGACGCTCCCACGGCGATGGAGGCTGATTTTATCCAATCGCGTCGGTTCATAGTCTAGACATCTTTCGCCTGGCGACAGCGACTTTCGCGCCACGCCCCTGCGGGCGCTTGATTTCGAGCTAGCTCGCTTTACTAGCCCAGCGTCTCTCGCGTTGCTTCACTTTTACTGGCTCCGTCTCGACGATGCATCCCATCACTGCTGGGTGCTTGCGGAGTTCGGTCCAATCCTTGGTGTTGACCCTCCATTTTAGGGAGCTGGCGGTAGTCGCCGACGTGATACAAGTGTCGCTGACCCGAAACGCGATGTCGCTAGCGGTCGAACCGCGGGACCGATCCAAAACCTCCCGGTACTTGTACAGGAAACTATCGGTTTCTTTCTCTGGATCCAGAACCCAGGTGACGTGCTTTATTTGGCCGGGCATGAAAGCCTCGAGCATGTGGACTTCCAGCACGTTCAGGCGAACCTCTCCATCTCGTCGAATGACGGTTCCCTTGATCAGGATCAGATTGTCGTTTTCGAGGTTGTGGCCGAACTCCTCATAGGCGTCGGCGTAGCAATTGACGGTTAGGGAAGTTTTACGGGTTCCAAGGTTGAAGAATGCCCATGGGCGGTTGTCTTTGCGGGAGAGTTTTTTGACTACGCCACCGGCGACTCCGCAGGCTTGAAATTCCACCTTGTCACCCAATTCGTCGACTTTGCTCAGATCGAAATTCGTAAGGGCTTCGGCTAGGCCTTTGTATTCATCGAGCGGGTGACCGGATACGTAGAAACCAAGCAGCTCCTTCTCGAAGCGAAGCATTTCGCTTTTGCTGAAATCCTTGCTCAAATCCCATTGAGGCGTGTCTTTGGCGGCAACGGGTTCTTCTTCGATCATATCGAAGAAAGATTCCTGGCCCCGTTCCTTGTCCTTTTGTTTTTCGGAGGCCTGGTTCATAGCTCCCTCGAGTCGATGGAAGAGGGAACCGCGCGGCTCGCCGGTGAAGTCGAAGGCACCGGTCTTTATCAAGTTTTCCAATACGCGTTTGTTTACAGACTTGGTGTCTACGCGTTCGAGTAGGTTGTCGAGCCCCTCGTAGGGGCCGTTTTTGTCACGTTCGGCGATGATCGTTTTTGCTGCGGAGTCGCCCACGCCTTTTACGGCGCCCATTCCGAAGAGGATGGAGCCGAGCTTGCCGTCTTCCTTGTCCCTCTCGCTATCGATAACCGGAGTGAACATCTCGTTGGATTTGTTGATGTCCGGACTGAGAACGCGGATGCCCATGCTGTTAGCCTCGTCGATAAAGTGGGAAACCTTATCAGCATTACCCAGCTCGGCGGAGAGCAGAGCGGCCATGAACTCAACCGGGTAGTTCGCTTTCAGAAAAGCGGTCCGGTAGGACAACATAGCATAGGCAGCAGAGTGAGACTTATTGAAGCCGTACTGGGCGAATTTCTCCAGAATCGCGAAAATGTTGAGAGCTTCCTTCTCTTTAATACCGTGAGTCGCCGCAGCTCCATCCACGAAGATCTGTTTTTGAGCGGCCATAACGGAGGCAATTTTTTTGCCCATGGCGCGTCGCAACATGTCCGCTCCCCCCAAGGTGTATCCGGCGATAATTCTCGCGGATTCCATAACCTGCTCCTGATAAACGAGGACCCCGTAGGTTTCGGATACGAGTTCCTTTAGCAGCGGGTGAGGGATTTGGATTTTTTTCGGATCGCGTTTTCCCTCGATGAACTGGGGTATGAACTGCATCGGCCCCGGACGATAGAGAGCGATCAAAGCTATGATTTCCTCGAAAACGGATAGGCCGATCTGCTTGCAGAGGTTTTGCATGCCTCCGGATTCAAGCTGGAATACGCCCACCGTGTTGCCCGCGTTTAGCAGGTCGTAGGTTTTAGGGTCTTCGAGCGAAACTTTCTCGATGTCGAAGTCCGGCATTCCGCGAGTGCTGCGGATATTGTCTTGGGCGTCCGATATGACCGTGAGTGTCTTGAGCCCCAGGAAGTCCATTTTGAGGAGGCCGAGATCTTCGGATGGCCCCTTGGGGTACTGGGTCGTCAGGTCACCTTCCTGTAAGGTTACGGGTACGAGGTTGTGGATTGGTTGGTCTCCGATGATGATACCGCAGGCGTGTTTTCCGGTGTTGCGGACCATCCCTTCGATTACCTTGCCGTGCTCGACGATGGTTTTGGCAACTGGGTTGCGGGCAATCTCGTTTCGAAGGTCGGATGATTTTTCGACAGAATCGTCGAGCGAGATGTTCAGCTCGTCCGGGATCATCTTGGCTATCTTGTCAGCCTCGACGAAAGGCAGGTCGTTTACGCGAGCCAAATCGCGAACGATCATCTTTGCACCGAAAGTACCGAAGGTGATGATATTGGCGACCGAATCGTGTCCGTATTTCTCGCGTACGTAATTTACCACTACGTCACGCCGCCTCATGCAGAAGTCGATATCGAAGTCCGGAGGCGAGACACGCTCTAGGTTGAGCATACGCTCGAAGAGAAGGCCGAAGCGTAATGGGTCGATATCGGTAATCTTTAGGATGTAAGCGATGATGCAGCCAGCTCCCGAGCCGCGGCCAGGACCGACGGGTATGCCTTGGCTACGGGCGAAGTTGATGAAATCCCAGACGATTAGGAAATAGTCCACGAATCCCGTACCGGTGATGATCGCCAGCTGGAAGTCCATCTGCTTGCAGACGAAGGGACCGAAGTCTTCTGGTTCGCCTTCCTTCGGCTGATAGGTTTCCGGGTGGTCGTAGTCGACTCCGTAGCGCTCCTTTAGTCCCTTTTTGCAAAGGTCTAGCAGCACGAATCCGTTTTTCTTGTGAGAGGCCCGTTCCTCTGCCGTCAGCTTGCAAACGGTGTCGTCTCCGTTCTGCTTGTTAACTTTGGTCTTTTCGAATTCGTATACGTCGAGAATTCGGTCGAAGGCGTCGTCGTCAGACTTGTATCCAAGTTCTGGAGGACATTCGAAAACAGGGTAGTGGTTTTCGTTAAAAGGAATTTCCAAATCGACCATTTCGGCCACATGTACAGTATTGTCCAAGGATTCGGGCACTTCCTTGAAGATCTCGTACATCTCTTGGCGACTCTTGAGGTAGAACTCCTGAGACGGGTACTTCATACGATTCTCATCGTTGATGATCTTCCCGGTCTGGATGCAGAGTAGGGCATCGTGCGGTTTGGCGTCATCTTTGTACACGTAGTGCGAATCGTTGGCGCAGATCACCTTCAGGTCGAATTCCTTGGCGAGCTTAAGAAGGCCGGGGATGATCCGTCGCTGCACGGGCATGCCGTGGTCTTGGATCTCGATGAAATAGTTCTCTTTGCCGAAGATGTCTACAAAGGTCCCGGTCGCCTTGCGGGCATTTTCCTCGTCTCCGTAAATGAGGTACTGGGCGGCCACTCCGTTTATGCATCCGGAAAGGCCGATTAGACCCTTCGA is a window encoding:
- a CDS encoding pyridoxal phosphate-dependent aminotransferase — encoded protein: MNRRDWIKSASIAVGASCIARKTFADGLTLPPRESSHGCINLSMNENQFGPSMKALSAIKESSIYANEYPLEAQERLKKLIAKKESVATSQVILGAGSSDITMGAASAFGRTGSNMVSSDPSFHPLMLWAEKFGVDHVKIPWDAEHRADLTRIEESITEDTSLVYICNPENPAGTLEHPHDLYEFCKRVSEKCPVLVDEAYIEYAGDVDSLSMMRCVREGLPVIVLRTFSKAYGLGGMRVGYAVTTKDLADRLAAYYVTGIGCGCSHTSLEAAIAAYTDQSWMDSVRTRTAESRKYLCDYYDSIGQSYIPSVTTFILAPIKQDSTQVADAIFGAFNLKVSPRNYFGQNYLRISVGTIEQMEKLTSALTYVL
- the dnaE gene encoding DNA polymerase III subunit alpha, which translates into the protein MSNPAEGPFVHLHNHTHYSLLDGCAKPMRAAQRCLELGMPALAMTDHGNLFGAIDFYRSCKKVGIKPLIGCELYYVNDHKQSERPRRERKRTDDIGDIPENYIPPKEDFPKYQIHHKGVIAKDFEGYQNLCKLVSDAHVNGVYYKPRADIETLAKYSKGLIGLSGCINGVAAQYLIYGDEENARKATGTFVDIFGKENYFIEIQDHGMPVQRRIIPGLLKLAKEFDLKVICANDSHYVYKDDAKPHDALLCIQTGKIINDENRMKYPSQEFYLKSRQEMYEIFKEVPESLDNTVHVAEMVDLEIPFNENHYPVFECPPELGYKSDDDAFDRILDVYEFEKTKVNKQNGDDTVCKLTAEERASHKKNGFVLLDLCKKGLKERYGVDYDHPETYQPKEGEPEDFGPFVCKQMDFQLAIITGTGFVDYFLIVWDFINFARSQGIPVGPGRGSGAGCIIAYILKITDIDPLRFGLLFERMLNLERVSPPDFDIDFCMRRRDVVVNYVREKYGHDSVANIITFGTFGAKMIVRDLARVNDLPFVEADKIAKMIPDELNISLDDSVEKSSDLRNEIARNPVAKTIVEHGKVIEGMVRNTGKHACGIIIGDQPIHNLVPVTLQEGDLTTQYPKGPSEDLGLLKMDFLGLKTLTVISDAQDNIRSTRGMPDFDIEKVSLEDPKTYDLLNAGNTVGVFQLESGGMQNLCKQIGLSVFEEIIALIALYRPGPMQFIPQFIEGKRDPKKIQIPHPLLKELVSETYGVLVYQEQVMESARIIAGYTLGGADMLRRAMGKKIASVMAAQKQIFVDGAAATHGIKEKEALNIFAILEKFAQYGFNKSHSAAYAMLSYRTAFLKANYPVEFMAALLSAELGNADKVSHFIDEANSMGIRVLSPDINKSNEMFTPVIDSERDKEDGKLGSILFGMGAVKGVGDSAAKTIIAERDKNGPYEGLDNLLERVDTKSVNKRVLENLIKTGAFDFTGEPRGSLFHRLEGAMNQASEKQKDKERGQESFFDMIEEEPVAAKDTPQWDLSKDFSKSEMLRFEKELLGFYVSGHPLDEYKGLAEALTNFDLSKVDELGDKVEFQACGVAGGVVKKLSRKDNRPWAFFNLGTRKTSLTVNCYADAYEEFGHNLENDNLILIKGTVIRRDGEVRLNVLEVHMLEAFMPGQIKHVTWVLDPEKETDSFLYKYREVLDRSRGSTASDIAFRVSDTCITSATTASSLKWRVNTKDWTELRKHPAVMGCIVETEPVKVKQRERRWASKAS